TTACTTAACCTATAATATATACGGTTATAAAAGCTAAATATTATCTATATTCTTTAATTGTTTAAGTATTTGTTACTTAGACACTTTTAATAATTCTAGCCGAGGCTTCTTCAGAAAAATCTAGCCCAGAATAATCTGGATTAAATCCGCCAATATAAGGTACGGCCATCATAAAAATCCGATCATTAAAAGCCCCATATTCGTCAACCACATTAAAATTATCATTAATGGCTATGCCTGGTACTTTTAAGTAATAATCGCCAGTTTCGGTTAATTCTACCGCTTCTTCATTGTCAAAATTAGCGGCTTCTCCTTCTTGTTTAGATTTAAACTTCAATTTAGCCGGACTAATCGTTCCTTCAGCTACCAAACTTTTAAAAGGAAACTGATGATAGTTTAAATGAGGCTGACCAACACAATCGATAAAAGTTTGGTAATAAACTGATTCAGACTTTCCATTTTCAGCTTGGTAATGATAAATAATACCTCCATTTTCTTTCACCTCAATTTCGCTATCAACTCCAACAGCAATTAAATCTAATACACCAGCCTTGTGCAAAGCCAATAATTCTCTACATGAAGTTTGAGGCACAAAAGCTATTACAATGGAAATAAGCGGCATTAATATTTTTTGTAAACGTAACATATCCTCGGCGGCTAAATATTTTGCTGGATAATTCATAGCAAAACTTAACATGGCCAACAACTCTTTCCAATAAACTGATTGTTTACGTTTAATAGATTTTTCCGCTTCCAAGTATTCTGCCCTTAGCAACTGAAAAGGATCTAGTCGTTCCCTCAAGTCCATTAAAAAATCCACAAAAACTTCCAACTTCATTTCAGCAATTTGGCTGTAAAATTCAGGGTCTTTTGTTTTAATGATTTCCTTAAAATCCTTTTCAAAAATATAATCTAAGGAAATAAAACCATTGTTATCTTCTCTATGTGCTTGTATTTCTTCTTT
The sequence above is drawn from the Pedobacter frigiditerrae genome and encodes:
- a CDS encoding FAD/NAD(P)-binding protein encodes the protein MDKLKKRIAILGGGPSALFMYKRFVEARRDDIEISIFERKQQLGSGMPYSAEGANYEHITNVSDNEIPTIVCHITDWVKTLPIDYLAQFNIDPENFNEYRVLPRLFFGKYLFAQFDLLKQMADKQGLKTNIYLGVEVIDIVDLPEEQKVKVKLANDDTFTFDQVIVCTGHNWPKKYEGKTDGYFDSPYPPSKISLQINHPVAIKGSSLTAIDAIRTLSRKNGRFEWDKNDELVYVLNKKSEGFKLIMHSKNGMLPAVRFHLEDPRLSGKSLLSKEEIQAHREDNNGFISLDYIFEKDFKEIIKTKDPEFYSQIAEMKLEVFVDFLMDLRERLDPFQLLRAEYLEAEKSIKRKQSVYWKELLAMLSFAMNYPAKYLAAEDMLRLQKILMPLISIVIAFVPQTSCRELLALHKAGVLDLIAVGVDSEIEVKENGGIIYHYQAENGKSESVYYQTFIDCVGQPHLNYHQFPFKSLVAEGTISPAKLKFKSKQEGEAANFDNEEAVELTETGDYYLKVPGIAINDNFNVVDEYGAFNDRIFMMAVPYIGGFNPDYSGLDFSEEASARIIKSV